In a genomic window of Streptomyces katrae:
- a CDS encoding ferrochelatase, translating to MSDQLRAPDAPAAEGLAAPYDALLLLSFGGPEGPDDVVPFLENVTRGRGIPRERLKEVGQHYFGFGGVSPINGQNRELLAALRKDLADAGLDLPVYWGNRNWAPYLTDVMREMVRDGRRRIAVLATSAYASYSGCRQYRENLADALAALAEEGLELPRVDKLRHYFNHPGFVRPMTDGVLASLAALPEEVRDGAHLAFTTHSIPTAAADASGPVEDHTEGGEGGAYVRQHLDVARVIADAVEAETGTARPWKLVYQSRSGAPHIPWLEPDICDHLEALHAEGVPAVVMVPIGFVSDHMEVLYDLDTEAMAKAAELGLPAARSATVGADPRFAAAVRELVLERAARERGERPAECWLGSLGQSHDLCAVGCCPARTPRPAAAGADSPYA from the coding sequence ATGTCAGACCAGCTCCGTGCCCCCGACGCGCCCGCGGCCGAAGGCCTCGCGGCCCCCTACGACGCCCTCCTGCTGCTGTCCTTCGGCGGCCCCGAGGGACCCGACGACGTCGTGCCGTTCCTGGAGAACGTCACCCGCGGGCGAGGGATCCCGCGCGAGCGCCTCAAGGAGGTCGGGCAGCACTACTTCGGCTTCGGCGGGGTCAGCCCGATCAACGGGCAGAACCGCGAGCTGCTGGCCGCGCTGCGCAAGGACCTCGCGGACGCGGGGCTGGACCTGCCCGTGTACTGGGGCAACCGCAACTGGGCCCCGTACCTGACCGACGTGATGCGCGAGATGGTCCGCGACGGCCGCCGCCGCATCGCCGTCCTCGCCACCAGCGCGTACGCCTCCTACTCGGGCTGCCGCCAGTACCGCGAGAACCTCGCCGACGCGCTGGCGGCCCTGGCGGAGGAGGGCCTGGAGCTCCCCCGGGTGGACAAGCTGCGGCACTACTTCAACCACCCCGGCTTCGTCCGGCCCATGACCGACGGGGTGCTGGCCTCGCTCGCCGCCCTGCCCGAGGAGGTCCGGGACGGCGCCCACCTGGCCTTCACCACCCATTCCATCCCCACCGCCGCCGCCGACGCCTCCGGCCCGGTCGAGGACCACACCGAGGGCGGCGAGGGCGGGGCCTACGTCCGCCAGCACCTCGACGTCGCCCGGGTGATCGCCGACGCCGTCGAGGCCGAGACCGGCACGGCCCGCCCCTGGAAGCTCGTCTACCAGTCCCGCAGCGGAGCCCCCCACATCCCGTGGCTGGAGCCCGACATCTGCGACCACCTGGAGGCCCTGCACGCCGAGGGCGTGCCGGCGGTCGTCATGGTGCCCATCGGCTTCGTCTCCGACCACATGGAGGTCCTCTACGACCTCGACACGGAGGCCATGGCCAAGGCCGCCGAGCTGGGCCTGCCCGCCGCGCGCTCCGCCACCGTCGGCGCCGACCCGCGGTTCGCCGCGGCCGTACGGGAGCTCGTGCTGGAGCGGGCCGCCCGCGAGCGCGGCGAGCGGCCCGCGGAGTGCTGGCTGGGCAGCCTGGGCCAGAGCCACGACCTGTGCGCGGTGGGCTGCTGCCCCGCGCGCACGCCCCGCCCGGCGGCCGCCGGCGCGGACAGCCCGTACGCCTAG
- a CDS encoding inositol monophosphatase family protein, protein MISQELKAELLEVGLEAARRAGELLRDGRPADLAVAATKTSPIDVVTEMDLAAEKLITAILAERRPGDGLLGEEGADVVGTSGVRWVVDPLDGTVNYLYGLPGWGVSVAAEYRGETVVGVVAAPMRGETYHAVLGGGAWSGGARLSCRAAAPLDQALVATGFGYLKSRREHQAEVVRRIIPLVRDIRRGGSAALDLCDVAAGRLDGYYERGLNPWDFAAGELIAREAGALTGGRPGEPLSGELAVAAGPAVFASLQPLLDEAGAWHD, encoded by the coding sequence GTGATCTCACAGGAGCTGAAGGCCGAACTGCTGGAGGTGGGCCTGGAGGCCGCCCGGCGGGCCGGGGAGCTGCTGCGCGACGGCCGTCCGGCCGACCTCGCGGTGGCCGCGACCAAGACCAGCCCGATCGACGTGGTGACCGAGATGGACCTTGCGGCGGAGAAGCTGATCACCGCGATCCTCGCGGAGCGGCGGCCCGGGGACGGGCTGCTCGGCGAGGAGGGCGCGGACGTCGTCGGCACCAGCGGGGTCCGCTGGGTCGTCGACCCGCTGGACGGCACCGTCAACTACCTCTACGGGCTCCCCGGCTGGGGCGTCTCCGTCGCCGCCGAGTACCGGGGCGAGACCGTGGTGGGCGTGGTGGCGGCCCCGATGCGCGGGGAGACGTACCACGCCGTGCTCGGCGGCGGGGCCTGGTCGGGCGGCGCCCGCCTGTCCTGCCGGGCGGCGGCCCCGCTGGACCAGGCGCTGGTCGCCACCGGCTTCGGCTACCTCAAGAGCCGGCGGGAGCACCAGGCCGAGGTGGTCCGGAGGATCATCCCGCTCGTCCGCGACATCCGGCGCGGCGGCTCGGCGGCGCTCGACCTGTGCGACGTGGCGGCCGGCCGGCTCGACGGGTACTACGAGCGCGGACTGAACCCCTGGGACTTCGCGGCGGGCGAGCTGATCGCCCGCGAGGCGGGCGCGCTGACCGGCGGCCGGCCCGGCGAGCCGCTGTCGGGAGAGCTGGCGGTGGCGGCCGGCCCGGCGGTCTTCGCCTCCCTCCAGCCGCTCCTGGACGAAGCCGGGGCCTGGCACGACTGA
- a CDS encoding response regulator transcription factor, which yields MRVLVVEDEQLLADAVATGLRREAMAVDVVYDGAAALERVGVNDYDVVVLDRDLPLVHGDDVCRKIIELGMATRVLMLTASGDVSDRVEGLELGADDYLPKPFAFSELIARVRALGRRTTVALPPVLERAGIKLDPNRREVFREGREVQLAPKEFAVLEVLMRSEGTVVSAEQLLEKAWDENTDPFTNVVRVTVMTLRRKLGEPPVIVTVPGSGYRI from the coding sequence GTGCGCGTACTCGTCGTCGAGGACGAGCAGCTGCTCGCCGATGCGGTGGCCACGGGCCTGCGCCGGGAGGCCATGGCCGTGGACGTCGTGTACGACGGCGCCGCGGCCCTGGAGCGCGTCGGGGTGAACGACTACGACGTGGTCGTGCTCGACCGGGACCTTCCGCTGGTGCACGGCGACGACGTCTGCCGGAAGATCATCGAACTCGGCATGGCCACCCGCGTCCTCATGCTCACCGCCTCCGGCGACGTCAGCGACCGCGTGGAGGGCCTGGAGCTGGGGGCCGACGACTACCTGCCCAAGCCCTTCGCCTTCAGCGAGCTGATCGCCCGCGTCCGCGCCCTGGGCCGGCGGACGACCGTGGCGCTGCCGCCCGTGCTGGAGCGGGCCGGGATCAAGCTCGACCCCAACCGGCGCGAGGTCTTCCGCGAGGGCCGGGAGGTGCAGCTGGCGCCCAAGGAGTTCGCGGTGCTGGAGGTGCTCATGCGCAGCGAGGGGACCGTGGTCTCCGCCGAGCAGCTGCTGGAGAAGGCCTGGGACGAGAACACCGACCCCTTCACCAACGTGGTCCGGGTCACGGTCATGACCCTGCGCCGCAAGCTGGGCGAGCCGCCCGTCATCGTGACCGTGCCCGGCTCCGGCTACCGGATCTGA
- a CDS encoding sensor histidine kinase → MAATPSPPPAPPKPTWDPGQPEGPFPWLRPTIRIRLTLLYGGMFLIAGILLLSIIYLLAAQALREGNALPFKIVGGQKVEVSSSTCPGVAIDQSIEQFNAAIGQCILDQRKHALDDLLSRSLMALMGLSVIAFAFGYAMAGRVLSPLGKITRTARRVVGSDLTRRIELDGPDDELKELADTFDEMLDRLERAFTAQQRFVANASHELRTPLAINRTLLEVHLSDPGAPVELQQLGKTLLATNERSEQLVEGLLLLARSENQIVERKPVDLAEVASRAIDQVHGEAQAKGVEIRGERALAVVQGNGVLLERIALNLVQNAVRYNVPEGGWVEVTTEVQHGQAVMLVSNTGPVVPAYEVDNLFEPFRRLRTERTGSDKGVGLGLSIARSVARAHGGRILATPREGGGLVMRVTLPL, encoded by the coding sequence ATGGCCGCGACCCCCTCGCCACCACCGGCGCCACCGAAACCCACCTGGGACCCCGGCCAGCCCGAGGGTCCCTTCCCGTGGCTGCGGCCGACCATCCGCATACGGCTCACCCTGCTGTACGGCGGCATGTTCCTGATCGCCGGGATCCTGCTGCTGTCGATCATCTACCTGCTGGCGGCCCAGGCCCTGCGGGAGGGCAACGCGCTCCCGTTCAAGATCGTGGGCGGCCAGAAGGTCGAGGTCTCCAGCAGCACCTGCCCCGGCGTGGCCATCGACCAGTCGATCGAGCAGTTCAACGCCGCGATCGGGCAGTGCATCCTCGACCAGCGCAAGCACGCGCTGGACGACCTGCTCAGCCGCTCGCTGATGGCCCTGATGGGCCTGAGCGTGATCGCCTTCGCCTTCGGCTACGCGATGGCCGGCCGGGTGCTCTCGCCGCTGGGCAAGATCACCCGTACCGCCCGCCGGGTGGTCGGCTCCGATCTGACCCGGCGGATCGAGCTGGACGGGCCGGACGACGAGCTGAAGGAGCTCGCCGACACCTTCGACGAGATGCTCGACCGCCTGGAGCGGGCCTTCACCGCCCAGCAGCGGTTCGTGGCCAACGCCTCGCACGAGCTGCGGACCCCGCTGGCCATCAACCGGACGCTGCTGGAGGTCCACCTGTCGGATCCCGGTGCGCCGGTGGAGCTCCAGCAGCTGGGCAAGACGCTGCTGGCCACCAACGAGCGCAGCGAGCAGCTGGTCGAGGGCCTGCTGCTGCTGGCCCGTAGCGAGAACCAGATCGTGGAGCGCAAACCGGTCGACCTGGCGGAGGTCGCCTCGCGCGCCATCGACCAGGTGCACGGGGAGGCGCAGGCCAAGGGCGTGGAGATCCGCGGCGAGCGCGCCCTGGCCGTGGTCCAGGGCAACGGCGTGCTGCTGGAGCGGATCGCCCTGAACCTGGTGCAGAACGCCGTCCGGTACAACGTGCCGGAGGGCGGCTGGGTGGAGGTCACGACCGAGGTCCAGCACGGCCAGGCGGTGATGCTCGTCTCGAACACCGGTCCTGTGGTTCCCGCGTACGAGGTGGACAACCTCTTCGAGCCCTTCAGACGGCTGCGTACGGAGCGAACGGGCAGTGACAAGGGTGTGGGCCTCGGCCTGTCCATCGCGCGCTCCGTGGCGCGCGCACACGGCGGCCGCATCCTGGCGACCCCGCGCGAGGGCGGTGGCCTGGTGATGCGTGTCACGTTGCCCCTTTGA
- a CDS encoding DUF4193 domain-containing protein encodes MATDYDTPRKTDDDVDNDSIEELKARRSDKVTSSVDIEDFDGAESLELPGADLSNEELAVRVLPKQADEFTCMSCFLVHHRSQLAREKDGQPICRDCD; translated from the coding sequence ATGGCAACGGACTACGACACCCCACGCAAGACCGACGACGACGTCGACAACGACAGCATCGAAGAGCTGAAGGCGCGGCGCAGCGACAAGGTCACTTCGAGCGTCGACATCGAGGACTTCGACGGCGCCGAGAGCCTGGAACTCCCGGGTGCGGACCTCTCCAACGAGGAGCTGGCCGTCCGGGTGCTGCCCAAGCAGGCCGACGAGTTCACCTGCATGAGCTGCTTCCTGGTGCACCACCGCAGCCAGCTGGCTCGTGAGAAGGACGGCCAGCCGATCTGCCGCGACTGCGACTAG
- a CDS encoding DUF3093 domain-containing protein, protein MQLSPAHHDERLSAPRSWWGIAALTGVAGALITLPLGTLPLLAGFVGGGALAGMLVSSMGSARVRVVNGVLAAGESRIPVSALGEPEVLEGEEARAWRTYKADMRAFMLMRSYIPTAVRIEVTDPADPTPYVYVSTREPHALAAAVRAAREASAPQA, encoded by the coding sequence ATGCAGCTCTCCCCCGCGCACCACGACGAACGCCTCTCCGCCCCCCGCTCCTGGTGGGGCATCGCCGCCCTGACCGGTGTGGCCGGCGCCCTGATCACCCTTCCGCTGGGCACGCTGCCGCTGCTGGCGGGGTTCGTCGGCGGCGGCGCGCTGGCGGGGATGCTGGTGAGCTCGATGGGCTCCGCCCGGGTGCGCGTGGTGAACGGGGTGCTGGCGGCGGGCGAGTCCCGGATCCCGGTGTCGGCGCTGGGCGAGCCCGAGGTGCTGGAGGGCGAGGAGGCGCGGGCCTGGCGCACGTACAAGGCCGACATGCGGGCCTTCATGCTGATGCGCAGCTACATCCCGACGGCGGTCCGGATCGAGGTCACCGACCCGGCGGACCCCACCCCGTACGTGTACGTCTCCACGCGCGAGCCCCACGCCCTGGCGGCGGCGGTCCGCGCCGCGCGGGAGGCTTCGGCTCCGCAGGCCTGA
- a CDS encoding PaaI family thioesterase: MSGRNTALTPPAGAVAPVRHPDAPAPGELLGAHYEHCFGCGGGQPHGLHLEARAGEGVRVTAEFTVRPAHQGAPGLAHGGVLATALDETLGSLNWLLRVIAVTGRLETDFVRPVPVDTVLHLEAEVTAVAGRKIYSTAVGRIGGPDGPVAVRADALFIEVKVDHFIDNGRPEEIRAAMADPDQVRRARAFEVNP; the protein is encoded by the coding sequence GTGAGTGGACGAAACACAGCGTTGACGCCCCCGGCCGGTGCCGTCGCTCCGGTCCGGCATCCCGATGCCCCGGCACCCGGAGAGCTCCTCGGTGCGCACTACGAACACTGTTTCGGGTGCGGCGGGGGCCAGCCCCACGGGCTCCATCTGGAGGCCCGCGCGGGTGAGGGCGTGCGCGTCACCGCCGAGTTCACCGTCCGTCCCGCCCACCAGGGCGCGCCGGGCCTCGCCCACGGCGGGGTGCTGGCCACCGCGCTCGACGAGACGCTGGGATCCCTGAACTGGCTGCTGCGCGTCATCGCGGTGACCGGCCGGCTGGAGACCGACTTCGTGCGGCCCGTCCCGGTCGACACCGTGCTGCACCTGGAGGCCGAGGTCACGGCCGTCGCGGGCCGGAAGATCTACTCCACGGCCGTGGGCCGGATAGGCGGCCCGGACGGGCCCGTCGCCGTCCGCGCCGACGCGCTCTTCATCGAGGTGAAGGTCGACCACTTCATCGACAACGGTCGGCCCGAGGAGATCCGGGCGGCGATGGCCGACCCGGACCAGGTCAGGCGCGCACGCGCCTTCGAGGTGAACCCCTGA
- the dut gene encoding dUTP diphosphatase has protein sequence MSQKNHGPRHDVDVLIRRVDPEVPVPAYGHPGDAGCDLVTTVAAELEPGERAVLPTGISIALPDGYAAFVHPRSGLAARCGLALVNAPGTVDAGYRGEIKVIVVNLDPRESVRFERFDRIAQLVVQRVEKVRFHEVAELPGSARADGGFGSTGGHAAVAGSGAGQQGGNGYASVVTDREGQ, from the coding sequence ATGTCCCAGAAGAACCACGGACCCCGTCATGACGTCGACGTGCTGATCCGCCGCGTCGACCCCGAGGTCCCGGTCCCGGCCTACGGCCACCCCGGCGACGCCGGCTGCGACCTGGTGACCACCGTGGCCGCCGAGCTGGAGCCCGGGGAGCGGGCCGTCCTGCCCACCGGCATCTCCATCGCGCTGCCCGACGGGTACGCCGCCTTCGTGCACCCCCGCTCGGGCCTGGCCGCCCGCTGCGGCCTCGCGCTCGTGAATGCCCCGGGGACGGTGGATGCCGGGTACCGTGGGGAGATCAAGGTGATCGTGGTCAATCTCGACCCGCGCGAGAGCGTCCGGTTCGAGCGCTTCGACCGCATTGCCCAGCTGGTTGTCCAGCGGGTCGAGAAGGTCCGCTTCCACGAGGTGGCGGAACTTCCCGGCTCGGCCCGGGCCGACGGGGGGTTCGGCTCCACCGGCGGTCATGCGGCCGTGGCCGGATCCGGCGCTGGTCAGCAGGGTGGGAATGGCTACGCTTCGGTCGTAACCGACCGGGAAGGACAGTGA
- a CDS encoding DUF3710 domain-containing protein: MFGRRKKNDSADDGGAAEQVDGVRPDEAAEAGEPRRVNLPPAPRPDGPWDVSEVPGNPADGRVDLGGILVPGVEGMELRVEVAGDAIVAATVVLRDSAVQLQAFAAPKKEGIWGEVREEIASGITQQGGLIDEVDGPLGWELRAQVPVPLPDGQTGAQLVRFVGVDGPRWFLRGVISGQGAVRPESAGVLEQIFRDTVVVRGEGPMAPRDPIVLKLPNDAQMVPDGVQTAEDQESSRFSGGMGQLEQGPMITEIR, encoded by the coding sequence GTGTTCGGACGTCGCAAGAAGAACGACTCCGCCGACGACGGCGGCGCGGCCGAGCAGGTCGACGGCGTGCGCCCCGACGAGGCGGCCGAAGCCGGGGAACCCCGGCGGGTGAACCTGCCTCCGGCCCCGCGGCCCGACGGCCCCTGGGACGTCTCCGAGGTGCCCGGCAACCCCGCGGACGGCCGGGTCGACCTCGGCGGCATCCTCGTCCCCGGTGTCGAGGGCATGGAACTGCGCGTCGAGGTCGCCGGTGACGCGATCGTCGCCGCCACCGTGGTCCTGCGGGACAGCGCCGTCCAGCTTCAGGCCTTCGCCGCCCCCAAGAAGGAGGGCATCTGGGGCGAGGTCCGCGAGGAGATCGCCTCGGGCATCACCCAGCAGGGCGGTCTCATCGACGAGGTCGACGGGCCCCTGGGCTGGGAGCTGCGCGCGCAGGTCCCCGTTCCGCTGCCCGACGGCCAGACCGGCGCCCAGCTGGTGCGCTTCGTCGGCGTCGACGGCCCGCGCTGGTTCCTGCGCGGCGTCATCTCCGGCCAGGGCGCGGTGCGCCCCGAGTCGGCCGGCGTGCTGGAGCAGATCTTCCGGGACACCGTCGTCGTGCGCGGCGAGGGCCCGATGGCCCCGCGCGACCCCATCGTCCTGAAGCTGCCGAACGACGCCCAGATGGTGCCGGACGGCGTGCAGACGGCCGAGGACCAGGAGAGCTCCCGCTTCTCCGGCGGCATGGGCCAGCTGGAGCAGGGCCCGATGATCACCGAGATCCGCTGA
- a CDS encoding sensor histidine kinase, which produces MGRGRLRIYLGAAPGVGKTYAMLSEGHRRVERGGDVAVGFVEHHGRPRTEVMLHGLEQVPRRELVHRGATFTEMDVDAVLARRPAVALVDELAHTNVPGSRNAKRWQDVEELLRAGIDVVTTVNIQHLESLGDVVETITGVRQRETVPDEVVRRAEQVELVDMSPQALRRRMAHGNIYQPDKVDAALSNYFRPGNLTALRELALLWVADRADEYLQQYRGEHGIRSTWQARERIVVGLTGGPEGRTLIRRAARMAAKGSGSEILAVYIARSDGLTSASPKELAVQRTLVEDLGGTFHHVIGDNVPEALLAFARGVNATQIVLGSSRRKTWQYVLGPGVGATVARDSGPDLDVHIVTHEEVAKGRGLPVARSAARLGRPRIVAGWLVGVVFPVLLSLLLTHISTDPGLANDMLLFLGLTVAAALLGGLWPALASAAFGSLLLNYFFVEPLHRFTISDPRNIMAISVFFGVAVSVASVVDLAARRTHQAARLRAESEILSTLAGSVLRGETALDALLERVRETFAMESVALLERAGELEPWTPAGSVGPAPVARPEDADVDMPIGDHMALALSGRVLPAEDRRVLGAFAAQAAVVLDRQRLVGEAEEARRLAEGNRIRTALLAAVSHDLRTPLASIKASVSSLRSADVEWSEEDRAELLEGIEDGADRLDHLVGNLLDMSRLQTGTVTPLIREIDLDEVVPMALGGVPEDSVLLDVPETLPMVRVDPGLLERSVANVVENAVKYSPRGQRVLVAASALGDRVEVRVVDRGPGVPDEAKDRIFAPFQRYGDAPRGAGVGLGLAVARGFAEAMDGTLTAEDTPGGGLTMVLTLRAAHPAGPAGTADRPDGVVQADPPEIQRTGDLPGRQKAGPR; this is translated from the coding sequence ATGGGACGCGGCAGGCTGAGGATCTATCTGGGCGCGGCACCCGGTGTGGGCAAGACGTACGCCATGCTCTCCGAAGGCCACCGGCGGGTGGAGCGGGGCGGTGACGTCGCCGTCGGCTTCGTCGAGCACCACGGGCGGCCGCGCACCGAGGTCATGCTGCACGGCCTCGAACAGGTCCCCCGGCGGGAGCTGGTCCACCGGGGCGCCACCTTCACGGAGATGGACGTGGACGCGGTCCTCGCGCGCCGCCCCGCCGTGGCCCTCGTCGACGAGCTCGCACACACCAACGTGCCCGGCTCGCGCAACGCCAAGCGCTGGCAGGACGTCGAGGAGCTCCTGCGGGCCGGCATCGACGTGGTCACCACCGTCAACATCCAGCACCTGGAGTCCCTCGGGGACGTGGTCGAGACGATCACCGGCGTGCGCCAGCGCGAGACCGTCCCGGACGAGGTGGTCCGGCGGGCCGAGCAGGTCGAGCTGGTCGACATGTCCCCGCAGGCCCTGCGCCGGCGGATGGCCCACGGCAACATCTACCAGCCCGACAAGGTCGACGCGGCCCTGTCCAACTACTTCCGGCCCGGCAACCTGACCGCGCTGCGCGAGCTGGCGCTGCTCTGGGTGGCCGACCGGGCCGACGAGTACCTCCAGCAGTACCGCGGCGAGCACGGCATCCGATCCACCTGGCAGGCCCGCGAGCGCATCGTCGTGGGCCTCACCGGAGGGCCCGAGGGGCGGACGCTGATCCGCCGGGCCGCGCGGATGGCCGCCAAGGGCTCCGGCAGCGAGATCCTCGCCGTGTACATCGCCCGCAGCGACGGGCTGACCTCCGCCTCCCCCAAGGAGCTCGCGGTCCAGCGGACCCTGGTCGAGGACCTTGGAGGAACGTTTCACCATGTGATCGGCGACAACGTCCCCGAAGCCCTCCTCGCCTTCGCCCGCGGGGTCAACGCCACCCAGATCGTCCTGGGCTCCAGCCGCCGCAAGACCTGGCAGTACGTCCTGGGCCCCGGGGTGGGCGCGACCGTGGCCCGCGACTCGGGACCCGACCTCGACGTGCACATCGTCACGCACGAGGAGGTGGCCAAGGGGCGCGGGCTGCCCGTGGCCCGCTCCGCCGCCCGGCTCGGGCGGCCCCGGATCGTGGCCGGCTGGCTGGTCGGCGTGGTCTTCCCGGTGCTGCTCTCCCTGCTGCTCACCCACATCAGCACGGACCCGGGCCTGGCCAACGACATGCTGCTGTTCCTGGGGCTGACGGTGGCGGCCGCCCTGCTGGGCGGCCTCTGGCCGGCGCTCGCCTCCGCCGCCTTCGGGTCGCTGCTGCTGAACTACTTCTTCGTCGAGCCCCTGCACCGGTTCACCATCTCCGACCCCCGCAACATCATGGCCATCTCGGTCTTCTTCGGCGTCGCCGTCTCGGTGGCCTCCGTGGTCGACCTGGCGGCCCGGCGCACCCACCAGGCCGCCCGGCTGCGGGCGGAGTCCGAGATCCTGTCCACCCTGGCCGGGAGCGTCCTGCGCGGCGAGACCGCCCTGGACGCGCTGCTGGAGCGGGTGCGCGAGACCTTCGCCATGGAGTCGGTGGCCCTGCTGGAGCGGGCCGGCGAGCTGGAGCCCTGGACCCCGGCCGGCAGCGTGGGCCCGGCGCCCGTGGCCCGGCCGGAGGACGCCGACGTGGACATGCCGATCGGCGACCACATGGCGCTGGCCCTGTCCGGGCGGGTACTGCCCGCCGAGGACCGCCGGGTGCTCGGCGCCTTCGCCGCCCAGGCCGCCGTGGTGCTCGACCGCCAGCGGCTGGTGGGGGAGGCCGAGGAGGCCCGCAGGCTGGCCGAGGGCAACCGGATCCGCACCGCCCTGCTGGCCGCCGTCAGCCACGACCTGCGCACCCCCCTGGCCTCCATCAAGGCCTCCGTCAGCTCCCTGCGCTCCGCCGACGTCGAGTGGTCCGAGGAGGACCGGGCCGAGCTGCTGGAGGGCATCGAGGACGGCGCCGACCGGCTGGACCACCTGGTGGGCAACCTGCTCGACATGTCCCGGCTCCAGACCGGCACCGTGACCCCGCTGATCCGGGAGATCGACCTGGACGAGGTGGTCCCGATGGCGCTGGGAGGCGTACCGGAGGACAGCGTGCTGCTGGACGTGCCGGAGACCCTGCCGATGGTGCGGGTGGATCCGGGGCTGCTGGAGCGGAGCGTGGCCAACGTCGTGGAGAACGCCGTCAAGTACAGCCCCCGGGGACAGCGGGTGCTGGTCGCGGCCAGCGCCCTCGGCGACCGGGTCGAGGTCCGGGTCGTCGACCGCGGGCCCGGGGTGCCCGACGAGGCCAAGGACCGCATCTTCGCCCCGTTCCAGCGGTACGGGGACGCCCCGCGCGGGGCCGGGGTGGGCCTGGGCCTGGCGGTGGCACGGGGCTTCGCCGAGGCCATGGACGGCACCCTCACCGCCGAGGACACCCCCGGCGGCGGGCTGACCATGGTGCTCACCCTCCGCGCGGCGCACCCCGCCGGGCCCGCCGGAACCGCGGACCGCCCCGACGGCGTTGTCCAGGCGGATCCCCCCGAAATCCAGCGCACCGGGGACCTCCCCGGACGACAGAAAGCAGGACCCCGATGA
- a CDS encoding response regulator: protein MTRVLVVEDEPQIVRALVINLKARKYEVDAAADGAAALELAAARHPDVVVLDLGLPDMDGVEVIRGLRGWTRVPILVLSARHSSDEKVEALDAGADDYVTKPFGMDELLARLRAAVRRAEPAAGAGGDEVVVETEGFTVDLAAKKAVREGRDVRLTPTEWHLLEVLVRNGGKLVSQKQLLQEVWGPSYGTETNYLRVYMAQLRRKLEADPSHPRHFITEPGMGYRFEK from the coding sequence ATGACCCGGGTGCTCGTGGTGGAGGACGAACCGCAGATCGTCCGGGCCCTCGTGATCAACCTCAAGGCGCGCAAGTACGAGGTGGACGCCGCCGCCGACGGGGCGGCCGCTCTGGAACTGGCGGCCGCCCGCCACCCCGACGTGGTCGTCCTCGACCTCGGCCTGCCCGACATGGACGGGGTCGAGGTGATCAGGGGCCTGCGCGGCTGGACCCGTGTCCCGATCCTGGTCCTCTCCGCCCGGCACAGCTCCGACGAGAAGGTCGAGGCCCTCGACGCGGGCGCCGACGACTACGTCACCAAGCCCTTCGGCATGGACGAGCTGCTCGCCCGGCTGCGCGCGGCCGTCCGCCGGGCCGAGCCGGCCGCCGGGGCGGGCGGGGACGAGGTGGTCGTGGAGACCGAGGGGTTCACGGTGGACCTCGCGGCCAAGAAGGCGGTCCGCGAGGGACGCGACGTACGGCTCACCCCCACCGAGTGGCACCTGCTGGAGGTGCTCGTGCGCAACGGGGGGAAGCTGGTCAGCCAGAAACAGCTCCTCCAGGAGGTCTGGGGGCCCTCCTACGGGACCGAGACCAACTACCTGAGGGTCTACATGGCCCAGCTGCGCCGCAAGCTGGAGGCGGACCCCTCGCACCCGCGGCACTTCATCACCGAACCGGGCATGGGCTACCGCTTCGAGAAGTAG
- a CDS encoding OB-fold nucleic acid binding domain-containing protein — protein sequence MSAEPRPEKPAKPARPAGRFRRMIERLSTSQEELHSAELQEDAEAAGCTRICDCHDRQIVKVTGTLRTVTLRPRAGVPALEAELFDGSAALDVVWLGRRSIVGIEPGRRMIASGRIAMSHGRRVLFNPKYELRPLGQEH from the coding sequence ATGAGTGCTGAACCGCGTCCCGAGAAGCCCGCGAAACCGGCCAGGCCGGCGGGCCGGTTCCGCCGGATGATAGAGCGGCTGTCCACCTCCCAGGAGGAGCTGCATTCGGCGGAACTGCAGGAGGACGCAGAAGCCGCGGGGTGCACGCGGATCTGCGACTGCCACGACCGCCAGATAGTCAAGGTGACCGGAACCCTGCGTACCGTCACCCTGCGGCCGCGCGCGGGCGTACCCGCCCTGGAGGCGGAGCTCTTCGACGGCTCGGCCGCGCTGGACGTGGTGTGGCTCGGGCGTCGCTCGATCGTGGGAATCGAGCCCGGGCGGCGCATGATCGCCTCCGGGCGGATCGCGATGAGCCACGGACGCCGGGTCCTGTTCAACCCGAAGTACGAACTCCGACCCCTCGGACAGGAGCACTGA